A genomic segment from Saprospiraceae bacterium encodes:
- a CDS encoding TonB-dependent receptor, producing the protein MKVPHFYLYLSLQFLSHTLIAQTFTISGFIKDAETGEILSGANIWEIKSQQGTLSNNFGFFSLSIPGDTISLLCSFVGYQTDTISLYLGKDEKITAILKPSVYLNTVEIGSKQNSTQTSQTQMGFLKLSAKEIERLPSLLGETDLMRTLQLLPGIQSGTEGQTGLYVRGGSPDQNLILLDGVTVYNASHLFGFFSVFNIDAINEVNITKGGFPARYGGRLSSVIDISMKEGNAHNWKGTGSLGLIASKFMVEGPIKKDTTSFIISGRRTYFDILAKPFIQQSFNSEDIQGDVGYFFYDLNAKINHRFSDKDRLFLSMYNGHDNYRRKELTDRDTTFKSLENRLGWGNFTMVLRWNHLWSNKLFSNTTLTYSQFDFETLDDQVTSFTKGNRFEKSAYQIAYQSGITDVAIRQDFDFTPNPRHFMRFGGQLISHLFRPGNFEQLVSINTNDRNFERDTIIGQTPIDALEWMGYWEDEFYPSSKVSLNVGIHYSGYLANGATFHSFQPRLSFRYEFNNQLAVKASFAQMRQYTQLLTNSTVGLPTDLWLPTTKRVQPQDAWQGSLGISKTYKGRFETSLEVYYKAMNNVLAYKPGTSLFDFNDWQDRIIQGKGQSYGLELFLKKSQGNWTAWFAYTLSWSWRKFSELNDFERFPFKYDRRHDLSITTAYNLTKTLELSGTWAFGTGHALTLPKSHYSSILNYTANSFIAAPAYDFGKRNDFRTPAFHRLDISLNLHKQKKKYKEIWSIGLYNAYSRRNPFYLQLSIGEIVGTTANGAPVRKSSLNQVSLFPMLPSFMYKIIF; encoded by the coding sequence ATGAAAGTTCCCCATTTCTACTTATACTTATCATTGCAATTCCTTTCTCATACTTTAATAGCTCAAACCTTTACGATTAGTGGTTTTATCAAAGATGCGGAGACAGGAGAAATCCTTTCAGGAGCGAATATTTGGGAAATTAAAAGTCAGCAGGGAACACTCAGTAATAATTTTGGCTTTTTCAGTCTAAGCATTCCAGGCGATACGATATCTCTTTTATGTTCTTTTGTAGGATATCAGACGGATACGATATCACTATATTTAGGGAAAGATGAAAAGATAACAGCAATACTCAAACCTAGCGTGTATTTGAATACGGTAGAAATAGGTTCGAAACAAAATAGTACACAGACAAGCCAAACCCAAATGGGCTTCCTTAAACTCAGTGCAAAAGAAATTGAACGACTTCCTAGTCTTTTAGGGGAAACAGATTTGATGAGAACCTTGCAATTGCTACCCGGTATCCAATCAGGCACAGAAGGACAAACAGGCTTATATGTACGCGGGGGGAGCCCGGATCAAAACTTGATTTTGCTAGATGGTGTCACGGTTTATAACGCATCCCATCTATTTGGTTTTTTTTCTGTATTTAATATTGATGCTATCAACGAAGTCAATATCACCAAAGGCGGCTTTCCTGCCCGATATGGTGGCCGACTTTCTTCAGTCATCGATATTAGCATGAAGGAAGGGAATGCTCACAACTGGAAAGGAACTGGAAGCTTGGGCTTGATCGCTTCAAAATTCATGGTAGAAGGGCCAATCAAAAAAGATACTACTTCCTTTATTATTTCGGGAAGGAGGACCTATTTTGACATCCTGGCAAAGCCATTTATTCAGCAATCTTTCAACAGCGAGGATATTCAGGGAGATGTGGGTTATTTTTTTTATGATCTAAATGCAAAAATCAACCATCGTTTCTCGGATAAGGATAGGCTTTTCTTAAGCATGTATAATGGGCATGATAATTATAGGCGAAAAGAGTTAACGGATCGGGATACTACCTTTAAAAGCCTAGAAAATAGACTTGGCTGGGGGAATTTCACAATGGTACTGCGATGGAATCATTTATGGTCGAATAAACTATTCAGTAACACGACCCTAACCTACAGCCAGTTCGATTTTGAAACCTTAGACGATCAGGTTACTTCCTTTACCAAGGGCAACCGTTTTGAAAAATCAGCCTATCAAATAGCTTATCAATCAGGAATTACAGATGTTGCGATAAGGCAGGATTTTGACTTTACACCCAACCCTCGGCATTTTATGCGATTTGGTGGCCAACTCATCAGTCACCTTTTCCGACCTGGCAATTTTGAGCAACTTGTATCTATAAATACAAATGACCGTAATTTTGAGCGGGATACGATTATCGGTCAGACACCCATTGATGCTTTAGAATGGATGGGATATTGGGAGGATGAATTTTACCCTTCAAGCAAAGTCAGTTTGAATGTTGGTATACATTATTCTGGATACTTAGCCAATGGCGCCACCTTTCATTCCTTCCAACCTCGTCTTTCTTTTAGATATGAATTTAACAACCAATTAGCGGTAAAAGCATCCTTTGCCCAAATGCGCCAGTATACTCAATTATTAACTAATTCTACCGTTGGATTGCCCACGGATTTATGGCTGCCAACCACTAAAAGGGTCCAACCACAGGATGCCTGGCAGGGTTCCCTAGGAATCTCCAAGACTTATAAAGGAAGATTTGAAACCAGTTTGGAAGTCTATTATAAAGCGATGAATAACGTTTTAGCGTATAAGCCAGGAACAAGCTTATTTGATTTTAATGACTGGCAGGATAGAATCATACAGGGTAAAGGCCAATCCTACGGGCTGGAATTGTTCCTGAAAAAGAGCCAAGGCAATTGGACGGCTTGGTTCGCTTACACCTTGTCTTGGTCTTGGCGAAAATTTAGCGAATTAAACGATTTCGAAAGGTTTCCTTTCAAGTATGATCGAAGGCATGACTTATCCATCACCACGGCTTATAATTTAACTAAAACGCTTGAACTATCGGGCACCTGGGCATTTGGAACGGGGCATGCTTTGACCCTCCCCAAATCTCATTATTCCAGTATTTTAAATTATACCGCGAATAGTTTTATAGCTGCTCCTGCATATGACTTTGGCAAAAGAAACGACTTTAGAACGCCTGCTTTTCATCGTTTAGACATAAGTCTTAACCTACATAAGCAAAAGAAAAAATACAAGGAAATATGGTCCATAGGCCTCTATAATGCATACAGTAGGAGAAATCCATTTTATCTCCAACTATCCATCGGGGAAATAGTAGGCACCACAGCAAATGGCGCTCCGGTTCGCAAATCTAGCTTAAACCAAGTAAGTCTTTTTCCGATGCTCCCATCATTTATGTATAAAATCATTTTTTAA
- the mqnB gene encoding futalosine hydrolase produces the protein MNILLVAATSFELAPTEEWLRSQFQEIGNYRFKKDHLEVQLLVTGVGLSFTTYSLTKALTSTASYDLVINAGIAGALNPDLALGDVVQVASEVFADLGVEEANGQFISVHDLDLVSPNQFPFSEGKLLNPVQDNTFLPAVEGISVNKVHGYPPSIQALKAKYAADIESMEGASFFYVCLLEQVHFLEIRSISNYVEARNREHWNIPLAINNLNEVLVKMLGALV, from the coding sequence ATGAACATCCTGTTAGTGGCAGCGACTTCTTTTGAATTGGCCCCTACCGAGGAGTGGCTCCGTTCTCAATTCCAAGAAATAGGCAATTACCGCTTTAAAAAAGATCATTTAGAGGTGCAGCTACTGGTTACAGGCGTAGGGCTAAGTTTTACGACCTACAGCCTGACCAAGGCCCTAACAAGCACCGCCTCCTATGACCTTGTTATCAATGCAGGTATTGCTGGCGCCCTCAACCCAGACCTGGCCCTCGGCGATGTGGTACAAGTTGCCAGCGAAGTCTTTGCGGACCTTGGCGTAGAGGAGGCCAATGGTCAATTCATCAGTGTTCATGATCTTGATCTTGTATCGCCCAATCAATTTCCTTTTTCCGAAGGTAAGCTGCTTAATCCTGTTCAAGACAACACCTTTTTGCCCGCCGTTGAAGGGATTAGTGTGAATAAAGTGCATGGGTACCCGCCCAGCATCCAAGCCCTTAAAGCGAAGTATGCTGCGGATATTGAAAGCATGGAAGGCGCTTCCTTTTTTTACGTCTGCTTACTGGAACAAGTCCATTTTTTGGAAATCAGATCTATCTCCAATTATGTGGAGGCCCGGAATAGGGAGCATTGGAATATCCCCTTGGCGATTAATAATTTGAATGAGGTATTGGTGAAAATGTTGGGGGCTTTGGTTTAG
- a CDS encoding family 1 glycosylhydrolase, whose product MRLEFPKVFFWGSSTSAAQTETATAHNWKGFKAKDGFVFERTTDHELRREEDIGYIKQFGKVYRCSVDWAKLQAAPFAPFDEVVVEEYQTFFAQLNDEGIDILFVFHHFAQPIWFEEMGGWLTEDTISAFVNFAQQCCEHFGDYVFNWNTFNEPNVYALASFLAGRFPPFKKSLKKANLVLKNLGLAHNIVYDVVKASYPNKWVGISMNTVWAHAKHPLGYLPAWLFERWYHKKTARIFKKVDYWGISYYAYIPFTPFPITEIDKPGKLARRNMPHDKMWGYEPRGLYRILKKVHRWQKKPIIIIENGICTDDSQVRIQSIKDYLKLCHQAIAEGLDIKGYIHWSTWDNFEWNLGPTYRFGLVQVDLVTKNRKMTAAGDFYARVCEENAITI is encoded by the coding sequence ATGCGCCTTGAATTTCCTAAGGTTTTCTTTTGGGGAAGCTCCACCTCTGCCGCGCAGACGGAGACCGCCACTGCCCATAACTGGAAGGGATTCAAGGCCAAAGATGGTTTTGTTTTTGAACGTACGACCGATCATGAACTAAGAAGAGAGGAGGACATCGGCTATATCAAGCAATTCGGCAAGGTGTATCGCTGTTCCGTTGATTGGGCCAAATTGCAGGCAGCCCCGTTTGCCCCCTTCGACGAAGTTGTCGTTGAGGAGTACCAAACTTTTTTTGCACAGCTGAATGACGAAGGAATAGATATTTTGTTTGTTTTTCACCATTTTGCCCAACCTATCTGGTTTGAAGAGATGGGGGGCTGGCTTACAGAAGACACCATTTCGGCATTCGTAAATTTTGCACAGCAATGCTGTGAACATTTTGGCGACTATGTCTTCAATTGGAATACCTTCAATGAGCCTAATGTCTATGCCTTGGCTAGTTTTTTAGCCGGCCGGTTTCCTCCTTTCAAAAAAAGCTTGAAAAAGGCTAATTTGGTTCTAAAAAACCTCGGCCTTGCCCATAATATTGTTTATGATGTTGTCAAAGCATCCTATCCTAATAAATGGGTGGGCATATCCATGAATACGGTTTGGGCGCATGCCAAACACCCGCTAGGCTACCTGCCAGCCTGGCTTTTTGAACGTTGGTACCACAAAAAGACCGCCCGCATCTTTAAGAAAGTCGATTATTGGGGCATCTCTTATTATGCCTATATCCCCTTTACCCCCTTTCCCATTACTGAAATTGACAAGCCAGGGAAATTGGCCCGCAGGAATATGCCACATGACAAAATGTGGGGCTACGAACCCAGAGGACTCTATCGCATCCTGAAAAAAGTCCATCGCTGGCAGAAAAAACCGATTATCATCATCGAAAACGGCATTTGTACAGACGATTCGCAGGTCCGCATTCAAAGCATCAAAGATTACCTGAAGCTCTGCCACCAGGCCATTGCCGAGGGACTTGATATCAAAGGTTATATCCACTGGAGTACCTGGGATAATTTTGAATGGAACCTGGGGCCCACTTACCGTTTTGGATTGGTTCAGGTGGATTTGGTCACTAAAAACCGAAAAATGACCGCCGCTGGCGACTTCTACGCCCGAGTATGTGAAGAAAACGCCATTACCATATAA
- a CDS encoding IS5 family transposase, producing MVIQYEELTDFQWEVIEDLFPEQEKCILSLRKVLDAILWLARTGTQWRNLDSKFPKWTAVYHHFRKWKNDGRFEKMNQRLNEIERYSEDKEESPSTLCVDSQSVKISSFISLDTGYDGGKKIKGRKRHIATDTMGLIIGAVVSSAQVYDGNEGIKVFGQLKEQLVRLKKVFADGSYKGSFEQFINDLLEADVEISSRPPNEKGFVPIKTRWVVERTFGWFNFFRRLSKDYEKTVESSAAWILIVNCQIILQRMR from the coding sequence ATGGTAATTCAATATGAAGAATTAACTGACTTCCAGTGGGAAGTTATAGAGGATTTATTTCCTGAGCAAGAAAAATGCATACTGAGTTTAAGAAAAGTACTGGATGCTATTTTGTGGCTAGCACGAACAGGTACCCAGTGGCGAAATTTAGACAGTAAATTTCCAAAATGGACAGCGGTGTATCATCATTTTAGGAAATGGAAAAATGACGGTCGTTTCGAAAAGATGAATCAACGGCTAAATGAAATTGAGCGTTATAGTGAGGATAAGGAAGAATCACCCTCTACCTTATGTGTTGATAGTCAAAGTGTTAAGATTAGTTCTTTTATAAGTTTAGATACTGGATACGACGGAGGAAAGAAAATTAAGGGCCGCAAACGACATATAGCTACCGATACGATGGGATTGATTATAGGAGCTGTAGTTAGTTCGGCTCAAGTTTATGACGGAAATGAAGGCATCAAGGTATTTGGCCAATTAAAAGAGCAACTAGTTCGATTAAAGAAAGTCTTTGCGGATGGCTCCTATAAAGGTAGCTTTGAGCAATTTATTAATGACTTACTAGAGGCCGATGTAGAAATATCATCTAGGCCTCCTAATGAAAAAGGATTTGTTCCTATTAAAACACGCTGGGTAGTGGAAAGAACATTTGGGTGGTTCAATTTTTTTCGCCGATTGTCCAAAGATTATGAGAAAACCGTAGAAAGTTCGGCTGCCTGGATATTGATCGTGAATTGCCAAATTATATTACAAAGAATGAGGTGA
- the lipB gene encoding lipoyl(octanoyl) transferase LipB translates to MEQVIFKDLGLVRYQDAWDYQTRLLKDLVENKMANRKRKEQNLVPWPQKHHLLFCEHPPVYTLGKSGSFDHLLLSESELEAQGFEFFKINRGGDITYHGPGQIVGYPIFDLDCFFTDVHKYVRYLEEAVILTLADFGVEGTREPGYTGVWLPEKEGQPKRKICAIGVHLSRWVTMHGFAFNINTNLQHFQHIIPCGIQDEDKTVTSLAQELKAAVDLSHVKQTLKLHFAHLFGFGFE, encoded by the coding sequence ATGGAGCAAGTAATTTTCAAAGATTTGGGCTTAGTTCGTTACCAGGATGCATGGGATTACCAAACGCGACTGCTGAAGGATTTGGTAGAAAATAAAATGGCTAACCGAAAGCGAAAGGAGCAAAACCTTGTCCCATGGCCTCAAAAACACCATCTGTTATTTTGTGAGCACCCACCTGTGTATACGTTAGGAAAAAGTGGGTCATTTGATCATCTTTTATTGAGTGAATCCGAATTAGAAGCCCAAGGTTTTGAATTTTTCAAAATTAATAGGGGCGGAGATATTACCTATCATGGCCCTGGGCAAATCGTTGGCTATCCCATTTTTGACCTCGATTGCTTTTTTACGGATGTCCATAAATATGTGCGATATTTAGAAGAAGCTGTGATTTTAACCTTAGCGGATTTTGGAGTGGAGGGGACTAGAGAACCGGGGTATACTGGTGTTTGGCTGCCTGAAAAAGAAGGCCAACCCAAACGGAAAATATGTGCTATAGGCGTTCACCTGAGTCGCTGGGTTACGATGCATGGTTTTGCCTTCAATATCAATACGAACCTTCAACATTTTCAACATATCATTCCTTGTGGTATTCAGGACGAAGACAAAACGGTTACCTCTTTGGCCCAGGAATTAAAAGCAGCGGTAGATCTGTCTCATGTTAAACAAACATTAAAGCTTCACTTTGCCCATTTATTTGGCTTTGGTTTTGAGTAG
- a CDS encoding acyl-CoA thioesterase — MMELRPKKVADSKTTMTQMVMPNDTNPMGNLMGGNLLRWMDIACAVCAGKHTEAHVVTASVDHVSFVKPIRVGDIVTIESSVTRAFRTSLEVYVEVFAADIKGQNPRRCNQAYFTFVALNEENGTPISVPPVIPLNEIEQQRYESSPRRREVRLILSGRMKPSEATLVKDYLNSF; from the coding sequence ATGATGGAATTACGCCCAAAAAAAGTAGCTGATTCGAAAACGACCATGACGCAAATGGTGATGCCAAATGACACCAATCCTATGGGAAACCTCATGGGGGGCAATTTACTCCGTTGGATGGATATCGCTTGTGCGGTATGTGCAGGTAAGCATACCGAAGCGCATGTGGTGACTGCCTCGGTTGACCACGTTTCCTTTGTAAAGCCTATCAGGGTCGGTGACATCGTGACCATCGAATCCAGTGTGACCAGGGCCTTTCGAACCTCCTTGGAAGTCTATGTGGAGGTTTTTGCCGCTGATATTAAAGGCCAAAACCCTAGGCGATGTAATCAGGCCTATTTTACCTTCGTCGCATTAAATGAAGAAAATGGGACGCCAATTTCCGTCCCACCTGTGATTCCATTAAACGAAATTGAACAGCAACGCTACGAAAGCTCCCCTCGCAGGAGGGAAGTCCGTCTTATCCTTAGTGGCAGGATGAAACCCTCCGAAGCGACCTTGGTGAAAGATTACCTGAATAGCTTTTAA
- a CDS encoding NAD(P)-dependent alcohol dehydrogenase, producing the protein MKVIEVNPPGGLTQLKVVERPDPMPGPGEILVQWHATSLNYHDYLVAIGLIPVPAGRIPMSDGAGEILAVGENVKEWKAGDKVMSMFFPNWIEGKPTLKKTMSIMGETTDGCMAEKACLPAYAVTAMPEGYSFAEAATLPCAALTAWRALMVEGQLKAGDSVLIEGTGGMSIFAFQLAKAAGARVFATTSSAEKAERLKAMGAEHVLNYKDDPKWGRTINKLSGGGVDHVLDVGGGSTMGQSIDAVAIGGHIASIGILGNGRTGEIVFPKLFFKHIKMNGLAVGSNVMQQDMVTAINANKIRPIIDRSFAFEELAEAFQYQASGGHFGKIVMEF; encoded by the coding sequence ATGAAGGTAATTGAAGTAAACCCACCGGGTGGATTAACACAGCTCAAGGTAGTTGAAAGGCCTGACCCGATGCCAGGGCCAGGCGAAATTTTGGTGCAATGGCATGCCACTTCGCTTAATTATCACGACTACCTGGTAGCGATAGGTCTAATTCCTGTTCCGGCAGGACGGATTCCTATGTCTGATGGAGCAGGCGAAATTTTGGCTGTCGGCGAAAACGTAAAGGAATGGAAGGCAGGCGATAAAGTGATGTCAATGTTTTTCCCTAACTGGATAGAAGGCAAACCTACGCTCAAAAAAACCATGTCCATAATGGGCGAAACGACAGATGGCTGCATGGCTGAAAAAGCATGTTTGCCAGCTTATGCCGTAACTGCCATGCCGGAGGGCTACAGCTTTGCCGAGGCTGCCACGCTTCCTTGTGCGGCGCTGACGGCTTGGCGCGCGCTGATGGTGGAAGGGCAATTGAAGGCAGGTGATTCCGTGTTGATTGAAGGCACCGGAGGCATGTCTATCTTTGCCTTTCAATTGGCCAAGGCGGCTGGCGCCAGGGTTTTTGCCACCACTTCCTCCGCTGAAAAGGCGGAAAGACTAAAGGCGATGGGTGCCGAACACGTCCTCAATTACAAGGATGATCCTAAATGGGGAAGAACGATCAATAAATTGTCCGGTGGAGGGGTGGATCATGTACTGGATGTAGGTGGTGGATCTACGATGGGGCAATCCATAGATGCGGTGGCCATCGGAGGGCATATTGCATCCATTGGTATTTTGGGCAACGGCCGGACTGGCGAGATTGTTTTCCCCAAACTATTTTTTAAACATATAAAAATGAATGGCCTCGCTGTGGGTAGTAACGTGATGCAACAAGACATGGTTACTGCGATTAATGCCAATAAGATACGACCTATCATCGACCGCAGTTTTGCCTTCGAGGAATTAGCAGAAGCTTTTCAGTACCAGGCTTCTGGCGGTCATTTTGGGAAGATTGTGATGGAATTTTAA
- a CDS encoding ABC transporter substrate-binding protein — MKPSPSNLCLLAFLAFITWSCGNGTPSEENAGGTSTGVTDTEIVVGSFGPLSGPAALWGNILKGIDATFKMVNDEGGINGRKIKFIMKDDAYDPSKTVPAVREMVQKDEVFAFVGGVGTAPCMSVMEYIVEEDIPWISPATGATYWSIPLKKNIFGMLPYYIDEGIIQAMYAVDSLKTDKIGIIYQNDDVGKSALVGAKHFLKGRNLDLIAEVPVEISDTDLSSHVARLKDSGAAVVLLWTLPRQAVITVTNSKVINYEPQYIASFILSDMGLMHNLTKGAWEGVIFGSMGAFPYQNDDPVIAKYKAAFQKYYPDDRWGVFPYSGFIYASPFLEALRRVGPNLTREALIAELDQLTNFDIQGFKISYSPDNHQATRAMQLLKCTGPEQFEVVSGYMDSHSDIEALVKELEAF; from the coding sequence ATGAAACCATCACCTTCAAACTTATGCCTATTAGCTTTTTTAGCCTTTATTACTTGGTCCTGTGGAAATGGGACGCCATCCGAAGAAAATGCGGGTGGAACCAGCACTGGTGTGACAGATACGGAAATTGTAGTCGGCTCTTTTGGTCCCCTCTCTGGTCCGGCCGCGCTTTGGGGTAATATTCTAAAAGGCATTGATGCCACTTTCAAAATGGTCAATGACGAAGGGGGCATCAATGGACGGAAAATAAAATTCATCATGAAAGATGATGCCTATGATCCGAGTAAAACGGTACCCGCAGTAAGAGAAATGGTTCAAAAAGACGAAGTGTTTGCTTTTGTTGGAGGCGTTGGAACGGCGCCCTGTATGTCGGTCATGGAATATATTGTCGAAGAGGATATTCCTTGGATATCTCCGGCGACAGGCGCTACCTATTGGTCCATCCCGCTTAAGAAAAATATTTTTGGGATGCTCCCCTATTACATCGATGAAGGCATTATTCAGGCCATGTATGCGGTGGATAGCCTGAAAACAGATAAAATTGGGATCATTTACCAAAATGACGATGTGGGTAAAAGTGCTTTAGTGGGTGCCAAACATTTTTTAAAAGGAAGAAACCTAGACCTTATCGCCGAAGTTCCCGTGGAAATAAGCGATACGGACTTGAGTTCTCATGTGGCTCGACTTAAAGACTCAGGAGCAGCGGTCGTCCTATTGTGGACCCTACCTCGACAGGCAGTTATCACAGTGACTAATTCAAAGGTGATCAATTACGAACCGCAATATATAGCTTCTTTTATTTTGTCGGACATGGGCTTGATGCATAATCTAACCAAAGGTGCATGGGAGGGGGTAATCTTTGGATCAATGGGTGCGTTTCCCTACCAAAATGATGATCCCGTCATCGCTAAATACAAGGCTGCTTTCCAAAAATATTATCCAGATGATCGTTGGGGCGTCTTTCCTTATAGCGGATTCATCTATGCCTCCCCCTTCCTTGAAGCCCTTCGCCGGGTGGGCCCCAATCTTACCAGGGAAGCGCTTATTGCTGAACTCGACCAACTTACTAATTTCGACATCCAAGGTTTTAAAATCTCTTATAGTCCTGATAATCATCAAGCTACACGGGCTATGCAATTATTAAAGTGCACCGGACCTGAACAGTTTGAAGTCGTCTCTGGTTATATGGATAGTCATTCAGATATAGAGGCCTTGGTGAAGGAACTGGAGGCTTTTTAA
- a CDS encoding long-chain fatty acid--CoA ligase, translating to MTYIVPKQFKKIAEQLSQQVAMRHKKYGLWQEITWKAYYQAAENLASGLYDLGIRKGDFVGVIGENCPEWIYIDMATQMLGASTVGIYATNAWDQVQYVINHAECKVLFAENEEQVDKWLRFKETSPQLVKVVYWDNKGLQTLTHAQLLAFDALCLAGAKTLKQNSAAIQALTDAIQEDDTAILVYTSGTTGPPKGAMLSNKNLLWTAHTLAGAEGGSFMGNKEEIMSFLPLCHIFERTFSVYLHLVVGYTINFAESIDTVPQNLREIHPTIGYAVPRIWEKIYSRIYIQMNDADWINRQLYQWSLHISRRYLHKKDQGKRPGIGLSLGNFLAQKAVFYYLKERLGLEKMRFAISGAAPISPEILTFYRTIGLTLVEGYGMTETSAIITFSSMNNYKHGTVGRVAPGVELALAADGEILTKHEGVFKGYYKNQAATNLALRESWMHTGDIGEIDEDGFVKIVDRKKDLIITAGGKNIAPQFIENKLKFSPFINDAIVIGDRRKYLTAIIVLDEENINKYAQDHKIQYATYFDLADHPAIKKLIDAEVNEVNRHLANVEHIRKYKILSKRLYQEDGEMTPTMKVKRSFINESYADLIESMY from the coding sequence ATGACCTATATTGTCCCTAAACAATTTAAAAAAATAGCCGAGCAGCTCAGTCAGCAGGTGGCTATGCGGCACAAAAAATATGGCCTGTGGCAAGAGATCACCTGGAAGGCCTATTACCAGGCTGCTGAAAACCTGGCATCGGGGCTGTATGACCTGGGGATCCGAAAGGGCGATTTTGTGGGAGTTATCGGAGAAAATTGTCCGGAATGGATCTACATTGATATGGCGACGCAAATGCTTGGTGCAAGCACTGTTGGCATTTATGCCACCAATGCCTGGGACCAGGTCCAATACGTCATTAATCACGCGGAATGCAAGGTGCTTTTTGCCGAAAATGAAGAACAGGTCGACAAATGGTTACGCTTTAAGGAAACTTCGCCGCAATTAGTCAAAGTCGTATACTGGGATAACAAGGGTCTTCAAACCTTAACCCATGCGCAGCTCTTAGCTTTTGACGCGCTATGTTTGGCTGGCGCCAAAACCCTGAAGCAAAACAGCGCCGCGATCCAGGCCTTAACGGATGCCATCCAAGAAGACGACACCGCCATCCTGGTGTATACCTCAGGCACCACCGGCCCACCCAAAGGAGCTATGCTTTCCAATAAGAATTTATTGTGGACCGCGCATACCCTAGCTGGTGCTGAAGGAGGAAGTTTTATGGGAAACAAAGAAGAAATCATGTCTTTTTTGCCACTCTGCCATATTTTTGAACGAACCTTTAGCGTCTATCTCCATCTAGTCGTTGGATACACCATCAATTTTGCCGAAAGCATCGATACGGTCCCTCAAAACCTTCGAGAAATACATCCAACTATTGGATACGCTGTGCCAAGGATCTGGGAAAAAATTTATTCCAGGATTTATATCCAGATGAATGATGCAGATTGGATTAACCGACAATTATACCAATGGTCGCTACATATTAGTCGCCGGTATTTACATAAAAAAGACCAAGGCAAACGCCCTGGCATTGGCTTGTCTCTAGGCAATTTCCTGGCTCAGAAGGCTGTTTTTTACTATCTGAAAGAACGGCTGGGGCTAGAAAAAATGCGCTTCGCCATTAGTGGGGCCGCTCCCATTTCTCCCGAAATCCTTACCTTCTATAGAACCATAGGCCTAACCCTGGTCGAAGGTTATGGCATGACGGAAACATCTGCCATTATCACCTTTTCCAGTATGAATAATTATAAACACGGCACCGTTGGAAGGGTCGCGCCAGGTGTAGAATTAGCCCTGGCTGCAGATGGCGAAATCCTGACTAAACACGAGGGTGTTTTTAAAGGGTATTATAAAAACCAGGCTGCCACTAATTTGGCCCTCAGAGAGAGTTGGATGCATACGGGTGATATTGGGGAAATAGACGAGGACGGATTTGTAAAAATTGTAGATCGGAAAAAAGATTTGATCATTACGGCCGGGGGTAAAAACATTGCGCCCCAATTTATTGAAAACAAATTAAAATTCAGTCCTTTTATCAACGATGCTATTGTGATCGGTGATCGGAGGAAATACTTAACGGCCATTATCGTACTGGATGAAGAAAACATCAATAAATACGCACAAGATCACAAAATTCAATATGCCACCTATTTTGACCTGGCAGATCATCCTGCCATCAAAAAATTAATAGATGCAGAGGTCAATGAGGTCAATCGCCATTTGGCCAACGTGGAGCATATTAGAAAATACAAGATACTCAGTAAACGGCTGTACCAGGAGGATGGCGAAATGACTCCAACCATGAAAGTAAAACGATCATTTATTAATGAATCCTACGCTGATTTAATCGAATCAATGTACTAA